The genomic segment TTTCTGATAATTCCACAAAGAAGGTAGATTTCCCCTGCATGATATTGTCATTAGCACCTAATCTTGTCATAATTTTATCCATTGGAGTCATGACGGCAGACTCACATGGAACATAACACCCCATCTGTGCCATGATCACTGCAATACATGTCATTCTAAGAATTGTAGATTTACCTGCAGCGTTAGCACCCGTTAAGAGACCAATCTGAGGGAAGTTCTTACCCAACTCTACATCGTTGGGAATAAATTCCTTAGGGTTAGTTGTACCTAGGTTAAAGCATGGATGTCTCaatgatttgaattttacGAACCCATTTTGTGCAATACCAGTCTCGAGATCTTTTTCATCTACCACTTCTGGTCTGCATGATGGGAATCCTAAGGACTCAGAGGTTCTCACCAAAGCTAGCAGACAATCGATGTTAGAAATTGCATGAATTGTGGGTAACCAGCTGCTTTCATAGCGTGTGTCAAACTTTCGACAAAGTCTATTTTTTAAGTCTTCCTCGAGAGCTTTATGAAGCTCACGAGCTTCCGCTACGGATCTAGCTAATTGTTTCACTTCATCTGAATAATatctcttgaaatttttgttGGCACCCATTTGCATCCAGTCTGAAGGTACGTGTTTGGTTGCTGAAATAGGCACCTCAATAAGATATATCTCTTTACCAGAATCCTTGTATTGAACGCTAGAGCATTTGAATTGCTTCTTATAAGTACGGAGCAaatcatccaattcattttccaattccttaaTTTTATCTAACGATTCGTCAAATTCAGGTTCTACCCCTCTATGTGGTATTAATATACCTTCAGTAACTGCCTTGGTCCGATCAAAGGCGTTGGACCAATTGTCTACATCTTCAAACATTGAACTAGGTACGCTGCTCACATAAGTCGCCAAACTGCCCCTCAATTCGTAATTGGTTAATTCTCTAATTAACTTGGTTATGACTTCAAATCCTTGGATTACTTTATCGAAATTCATCACATTTAAGCTACCGGAATGCACTCTTGCCACTAACCTTTCCAAATCTGGCAGTTTCGAAAGTGCTGTTTCCAATAAGTCTCTTAAATCGGTATCTGAAAGAAGACAATCCACTGTATCTAGCCTCTTTTCTATGTCACTCCTGTGTAACAAAGGATGCATTAACcatctcttcatcattctTTTACCCATAGGGGTAAGAGCCTTgttaaacaatttgaacaaagtACCCTTATCTGTACCGTCGAATGAATTCGTAAAGATTTCTAGGTTTTGTAGTGTAACACCATCGAGAACTAAGGAGTTTTGGGACTTAATTGGATTATACTCTCTTATATTTCCAATGGAAATTAGACTTTCATCGAGCTTTAACCATTTCAAATAGTGCAGTAAGCCACCGAAAGCGCTAAAACCAATTTTCTTACCCTTTTCATAATAAGTCTTAAGTACTAGAGGCCAATGGTTCATGTCAGGGAAGTATTTATGTTCAGAAGAggtcaattcatcaaaagTTCTTTCGAAATCGtaaaattcttccaaaggtTTCACGTAGTTAAAAATGGCATTAGGTGCGGCGTTATATTTGACAATTTTGTGAGCTAAATTGCTTAGATTACTCTTTTCCATGATTACTTCCTTGGGAGTTAATTGGGACATGATAGTATCCAATTTTGTGCATTCGTTATCATCGTCAAATTCGATCAACTCTATTTCACCAGTAGATGTATCAATGAATGCTACaccaaaaattctcttACCCGCGGTCTCTGTTAAATCTTGgccattttccaaatcataATAATTACCCGATTCTTCTCTAACCGCCAGACAGTA from the Zygosaccharomyces rouxii strain CBS732 chromosome B complete sequence genome contains:
- the MSH6 gene encoding mismatch repair ATPase MSH6 (similar to uniprot|Q03834 Saccharomyces cerevisiae YDR097C MSH6 Protein required for mismatch repair in mitosis and meiosis forms a complex with Msh2p to repair both single-base & insertion-deletion mispairs potentially phosphorylated by Cdc28p) produces the protein MTSTTPKGPGSSQKKMKQTTLLSFFSKQPSTPSPTAQKTKSAKAAGSTDHQSPNVSESIKKSSSNKLLFVGQEEEDSLVTANEPATSKNNNKTEATNNLTPGPSRETNESTEGSSHIINDDDQETETPFKRRRKNVSYTEDDDEEEDNEENPKGRKRSKVLSDDEDTYVPKDQSEEESDFIDDGIEENNDNDNNDDDDDDDEILSLAKKPKAKVEVKRAPTRLPPKKPPVKSSSPPKHSAFNKQNEERYQWLVDVRDAQRRPKDDPEYDPRTLYIPSSAWSKFTPFEKQYWEIKSSMWDCIVFFKKGKFFELYEKDAALANNLFDWRIAGGGRANMQLAGIPEMSFDYWASQFIQYGYKVAKVDQRESMLAKEMREGSKGIVQRELQCVLTSGTLTDGNMLQSDLATYCLAVREESGNYYDLENGQDLTETAGKRIFGVAFIDTSTGEIELIEFDDDNECTKLDTIMSQLTPKEVIMEKSNLSNLAHKIVKYNAAPNAIFNYVKPLEEFYDFERTFDELTSSEHKYFPDMNHWPLVLKTYYEKGKKIGFSAFGGLLHYLKWLKLDESLISIGNIREYNPIKSQNSLVLDGVTLQNLEIFTNSFDGTDKGTLFKLFNKALTPMGKRMMKRWLMHPLLHRSDIEKRLDTVDCLLSDTDLRDLLETALSKLPDLERLVARVHSGSLNVMNFDKVIQGFEVITKLIRELTNYELRGSLATYVSSVPSSMFEDVDNWSNAFDRTKAVTEGILIPHRGVEPEFDESLDKIKELENELDDLLRTYKKQFKCSSVQYKDSGKEIYLIEVPISATKHVPSDWMQMGANKNFKRYYSDEVKQLARSVAEARELHKALEEDLKNRLCRKFDTRYESSWLPTIHAISNIDCLLALVRTSESLGFPSCRPEVVDEKDLETGIAQNGFVKFKSLRHPCFNLGTTNPKEFIPNDVELGKNFPQIGLLTGANAAGKSTILRMTCIAVIMAQMGCYVPCESAVMTPMDKIMTRLGANDNIMQGKSTFFVELSETKKIMDLATNRSLLVLDELGRGGSSSDGFAIAEAVLHHAATHTQSLGFFATHYATLGHSFENHSMIRPLRMGILVDENTRKVTFLYKLEEGQSEGSFGMHVASMCGIPKEVVDNAQVAADTLEHTSKLIKERKLAHEEMKGLIPLGLQSDFARLAFGGGLNNDRLSTGENVLVYDSNIKRNVLNIIFGIVDKLD